A single genomic interval of Natronoarchaeum philippinense harbors:
- a CDS encoding DUF2797 domain-containing protein, translating into MQVVGYETAASPDEEAALLLAEGDGGVERRALTPGDELAYRLGDRHCAGTIHDGGHVPCDDADAPYCDAHSSTWVCARCTGTCLKDEMDCYEEHAVYLAAFAPDIFKIGVTRSWRLDTRLREQGADRAAHLRTVSNGRIAREIEAELAADLTDRVRVPEKIAGLGRPVDADDWQAVLADLDHVETFEFDYGLDLQSQPVEETLASGTIRGVKGRVLVLDTGGSTYAVDLRDLVGHELESGTVERNLQSSLGAFGE; encoded by the coding sequence ATGCAGGTGGTCGGCTACGAGACGGCGGCGTCGCCCGACGAGGAGGCCGCGCTGTTGCTCGCCGAGGGCGACGGCGGCGTCGAACGGCGGGCGCTGACACCGGGCGACGAACTCGCCTACCGCCTCGGCGACCGCCACTGCGCGGGGACGATCCACGACGGCGGGCACGTCCCCTGCGACGATGCCGACGCGCCCTACTGCGACGCCCATTCGAGTACGTGGGTCTGTGCGCGCTGTACGGGCACCTGTCTGAAAGACGAGATGGACTGCTACGAGGAGCACGCAGTGTATCTGGCGGCCTTCGCGCCGGACATTTTCAAAATCGGCGTGACGCGGTCGTGGCGCCTCGACACCCGCCTGCGCGAGCAGGGCGCCGATCGGGCCGCCCACCTCCGGACGGTCTCGAACGGCCGGATCGCCCGCGAGATCGAAGCCGAACTCGCCGCCGATCTGACCGACCGGGTGCGCGTACCCGAGAAGATCGCCGGACTCGGCCGTCCGGTCGACGCCGACGACTGGCAAGCGGTGCTTGCGGACCTCGATCACGTCGAGACGTTCGAGTTCGACTACGGACTCGACTTGCAGAGCCAGCCCGTCGAGGAGACGCTCGCGTCCGGGACGATCAGGGGAGTCAAGGGGCGCGTGCTCGTGCTCGACACGGGCGGGAGCACGTACGCGGTCGACCTGCGCGACCTCGTGGGCCACGAGCTCGAATCGGGGACGGTCGAGCGCAATCTCCAGTCGAGTCTCGGCGCGTTCGGGGAATGA
- the acs gene encoding acetate--CoA ligase: MTDRSDLEARLDGPDRIAPPDEFVQQANVTDPNIYHEFEQNWPEVWERAADLLDWDSEWDDVLVAEDAPFYEWFVGGELNASYNCVDRHVENGRKNQAALKWEGKLSETRTYTYQDLYREVNEFAAALRELGVEEGDIVTLYMPVVPELPIAMLACARIGAPHSVVFAGLSGKALGTRIERSASEFLVTCDGYYRRGNAFNLKSKADDALLKVDHDVTSVVVDRLGDALPHVVDGDSRDYHDLLAEHAGAVVEPVARDAEDLLFLMYTSGTTGEPKGVEHATGGYLAQVAWTAQSVLDLTPEDTYWCSADIGWITGHSYIVYGPLALGTTTMLYEGSPDYPDRDRIWEIVERNAVDVFYTAPTAIRAFMKWGAEYPERHDLSSLRLLGTVGEPINPRAWKWYYEHVGGGECPIVDTWWQTETGGMMVTTLPGVDDMKPGSAGPPLPGIDTEVVDAAGAPVEDDAAGYLSITRPWPGMVRTLHGDDERFIEEYWTHPDEAPTSDQSDGGWRYDAGDGAMIDEDGYVTVLGRIDDVLSVDGHRLGTMEVESSIVDVEGVAEAAVVVGAGAGGSDVFAYVSTESGRTGDQDLREQIVGNVERDVGEFAAPARIVFTTELPKTRSGKIMRRLLESIARGEPLGDTSALRNPEIVGELKEAARED; this comes from the coding sequence ATGACTGACAGGTCGGATCTCGAAGCGCGCCTCGATGGCCCCGACCGGATCGCACCGCCTGACGAGTTCGTCCAACAGGCGAACGTCACCGATCCCAACATCTACCACGAGTTCGAGCAAAACTGGCCCGAGGTGTGGGAGCGTGCGGCCGACCTGCTCGACTGGGACAGCGAGTGGGACGACGTACTGGTCGCAGAAGACGCCCCCTTCTACGAGTGGTTCGTCGGCGGCGAGCTGAACGCGTCGTACAACTGCGTCGATCGCCACGTCGAAAACGGTCGCAAGAATCAGGCCGCACTGAAGTGGGAGGGAAAGCTCAGCGAGACGCGTACGTACACGTATCAGGACCTGTATCGGGAGGTCAACGAGTTCGCCGCCGCGCTGCGTGAGCTGGGCGTCGAGGAGGGCGACATCGTCACGCTGTACATGCCTGTCGTCCCCGAGCTACCGATCGCCATGCTGGCGTGTGCCCGAATCGGCGCGCCCCACTCGGTCGTGTTCGCCGGGCTCTCGGGGAAGGCGCTCGGGACGCGCATCGAGCGCTCGGCGTCGGAGTTTCTGGTCACCTGCGACGGCTACTACCGCCGCGGGAACGCCTTTAATCTCAAGAGCAAGGCCGACGACGCGCTGTTGAAAGTCGACCACGACGTGACCAGCGTCGTCGTCGACCGGCTCGGCGACGCCTTGCCCCACGTCGTCGACGGCGACTCGCGGGACTACCACGACCTGCTCGCCGAGCACGCCGGCGCTGTCGTCGAACCGGTCGCGCGCGACGCCGAAGACCTGCTGTTTCTGATGTACACCTCCGGCACGACGGGCGAGCCAAAGGGCGTCGAGCACGCTACGGGTGGCTACCTCGCGCAGGTCGCGTGGACGGCCCAATCCGTGCTGGACCTGACGCCCGAGGACACGTACTGGTGTTCGGCCGACATCGGGTGGATCACGGGCCACTCCTACATCGTCTACGGCCCACTCGCGCTCGGCACCACGACGATGCTGTACGAGGGCTCGCCCGACTACCCGGACCGGGATCGCATCTGGGAGATCGTCGAGCGCAACGCCGTCGACGTGTTCTACACCGCCCCAACCGCGATCCGGGCGTTCATGAAGTGGGGCGCTGAGTACCCCGAACGCCACGACCTGTCGAGCCTGCGTCTGCTGGGGACGGTCGGCGAGCCGATCAACCCCCGGGCGTGGAAGTGGTACTACGAACACGTCGGCGGCGGCGAGTGCCCGATCGTCGACACGTGGTGGCAGACCGAGACCGGCGGCATGATGGTCACGACGCTCCCCGGCGTCGACGACATGAAGCCCGGTTCCGCCGGGCCGCCGCTGCCCGGCATCGATACCGAAGTCGTCGACGCCGCTGGCGCGCCGGTCGAGGACGACGCCGCTGGCTACCTCTCGATCACGCGCCCGTGGCCCGGGATGGTGCGGACGCTCCACGGCGACGACGAGCGCTTCATCGAGGAGTACTGGACTCATCCCGACGAAGCGCCGACGAGCGACCAGAGCGACGGCGGGTGGCGCTACGACGCCGGCGACGGCGCGATGATCGACGAGGACGGCTACGTCACCGTCCTCGGCCGGATCGACGACGTGCTGTCGGTCGACGGCCACCGGCTCGGGACGATGGAGGTCGAGTCCTCGATCGTCGACGTCGAGGGCGTCGCCGAGGCCGCGGTGGTCGTCGGCGCCGGCGCGGGCGGCTCGGACGTGTTCGCCTACGTTAGCACCGAGAGCGGCCGGACCGGAGATCAGGACCTCCGCGAGCAGATCGTCGGCAACGTCGAGCGCGACGTCGGCGAGTTTGCCGCGCCCGCCCGCATCGTGTTCACCACGGAGCTGCCGAAGACACGCTCGGGCAAGATCATGCGCCGCCTGCTCGAAAGCATCGCGCGCGGCGAGCCCCTCGGCGACACCAGCGCGCTCCGGAACCCGGAGATCGTCGGTGAGTTGAAGGAGGCCGCTCGTGAGGACTGA
- a CDS encoding bacterio-opsin activator domain-containing protein, whose product MAAMKRIGDDATLSRDDYRRLVERAETYRKALIVRLLGESGLRVAEITRLRPEDLRPAPGDSSGALLDVRTAEGERSRVAYVSADLRRALDRYVRSDGIADDEPVIGVSARRVQMLVSEAADEAGADRLSEVSASDLRSYFARTLLVEETVDPRVVLAAGGWESLSSFDRLLDAPGEAAIADALAGADHGPAAAGSGSASSDRSSQSPARATEFDAGIARSLLADSAARALVRLDPDGYVERWLDGADGEERDDLSGRHLSTVYADDGRSRDHLDAAAESGGHEAEGWRFDADGERFWARTVLATHREDSQLSGYTMVLWDHTDRKRREDELRERAERLDRRRNVRKRIRSADEAVLATSDRDDLEAAVCDRLVDGEEYAFAWTATSDLVAEQSSPTARAGIEQDDIDALIERLDGESPPWIEAMRDDAVCTAELDADPAELNDAPIAAGIDALAAVPLSHRETTYGVLVVGTDRGTPDDWERTELAELGRRIGHAVTAIQRRTLLLSDAVVELEFWCRDEAAFFVDASDRLDCTFRLESIVPVSASSLLFYVAVEDAPPADVFDHAVEHRGVEEVRLVETHDDGALLEFVVGGDSPLLTLTAYGATISEAVIESGEARLLAEVAQDADLRAVVEGVRTAFPDTELVGKHDVERPVRTVREFREGIDDELTDRQEATLRAAYYAGYFDWPRGSTAEEVADSMGVSSPTLHNHLRKGQRALLATFLEGSVGGE is encoded by the coding sequence ATGGCCGCGATGAAGCGTATCGGTGACGACGCCACGCTGTCGCGGGACGACTACCGCCGACTGGTCGAGCGCGCCGAGACCTATCGGAAGGCACTGATCGTGCGCCTGCTCGGCGAGTCGGGCCTTCGCGTCGCCGAGATCACCCGATTGCGACCCGAAGATCTCCGTCCGGCGCCGGGCGACTCGTCGGGAGCACTGCTCGATGTGCGCACCGCGGAGGGCGAACGGAGCCGCGTCGCCTACGTCTCGGCGGATCTGCGGCGCGCCCTCGATCGGTACGTCCGGAGCGACGGCATCGCGGACGACGAGCCCGTGATCGGCGTCTCCGCGCGCCGGGTCCAGATGCTCGTTTCCGAGGCCGCCGACGAAGCCGGTGCGGACCGCCTCTCGGAGGTCTCTGCGAGCGACCTGCGCTCGTATTTCGCACGCACACTATTGGTCGAGGAAACAGTCGATCCTCGCGTCGTGTTGGCCGCAGGTGGATGGGAGAGCCTGTCGAGCTTCGACCGCCTGCTCGACGCACCGGGCGAGGCGGCGATCGCCGACGCGCTCGCTGGCGCCGATCACGGCCCCGCTGCCGCCGGTTCCGGATCGGCGTCGTCCGACCGCTCGTCGCAGTCTCCCGCCCGCGCGACGGAGTTCGACGCCGGCATCGCGCGCTCGCTGTTGGCCGACTCGGCCGCCCGAGCGCTCGTCCGACTCGATCCCGACGGCTACGTCGAGCGGTGGCTCGACGGCGCCGACGGCGAGGAGCGCGACGATCTCTCAGGACGCCACCTATCGACCGTCTACGCGGACGATGGCCGGTCCCGCGACCATCTGGACGCCGCTGCGGAGTCGGGCGGTCACGAAGCCGAGGGGTGGCGCTTCGACGCCGACGGCGAGCGATTTTGGGCGCGCACCGTGCTGGCGACCCACCGCGAGGATAGCCAACTCTCCGGGTACACGATGGTGCTGTGGGACCACACCGACCGCAAGCGCCGGGAGGACGAGTTGCGCGAGCGCGCCGAGCGACTGGACCGACGCCGCAACGTCCGCAAGCGGATTCGCTCCGCCGACGAGGCGGTGCTTGCGACCTCGGATCGCGACGACCTCGAAGCGGCCGTCTGCGACCGACTGGTCGACGGCGAGGAGTACGCCTTCGCGTGGACCGCCACGAGCGACCTCGTCGCCGAGCAGTCATCCCCGACGGCCCGCGCTGGCATCGAACAAGACGACATCGACGCGCTGATCGAGCGCCTCGACGGCGAGTCGCCGCCGTGGATCGAGGCGATGCGCGACGACGCCGTGTGTACGGCCGAACTGGACGCCGACCCGGCCGAACTGAACGATGCCCCGATCGCTGCCGGCATCGACGCGCTTGCGGCCGTTCCGCTGTCTCACCGCGAGACGACCTACGGCGTCCTCGTCGTCGGTACCGACCGGGGCACCCCCGACGACTGGGAGCGCACCGAACTGGCAGAGCTCGGTCGCCGAATCGGCCACGCCGTCACCGCGATCCAGCGCCGAACGCTGTTGCTGTCCGACGCCGTCGTCGAACTGGAGTTCTGGTGCCGCGACGAGGCGGCGTTTTTCGTCGACGCCTCCGACCGGCTGGACTGTACGTTCCGACTCGAATCCATCGTCCCCGTCTCGGCGTCGTCGCTGCTGTTCTACGTCGCCGTCGAGGACGCCCCGCCGGCCGACGTGTTCGACCACGCGGTCGAGCACCGCGGCGTCGAGGAGGTCCGACTGGTCGAGACCCACGACGACGGCGCGCTGCTGGAGTTCGTCGTCGGCGGCGACTCGCCGCTGTTGACCCTCACAGCCTACGGCGCAACGATCAGCGAGGCCGTCATCGAATCGGGCGAGGCCCGACTGCTCGCAGAAGTCGCACAGGACGCCGACCTGCGAGCCGTCGTTGAGGGCGTCCGGACGGCGTTTCCCGACACCGAACTCGTCGGCAAGCACGATGTCGAACGCCCCGTCCGGACGGTTCGTGAGTTCCGGGAAGGCATCGACGACGAACTGACCGATCGACAGGAGGCGACGCTGCGAGCGGCCTACTACGCGGGCTACTTCGACTGGCCGCGGGGCAGCACTGCCGAGGAGGTCGCCGACTCGATGGGCGTCTCCTCACCGACGCTGCACAATCATCTTCGGAAGGGCCAGCGCGCACTGCTTGCGACGTTTTTGGAGGGCTCGGTCGGCGGCGAGTGA
- the acs gene encoding acetate--CoA ligase — MGDGSDQDVQLEARLVEQDSFEPPEEFVEQANVSDPGIYEEFEENWPDAWEQAADLLDWESEWDDVLVEEDAPFYEWFVGGELNAAYNCVDRHVENGRKNQAAIRWEGELGEERIYTYQDLYREVNEFAAALRDLGVEEDDVVTMHMPMIPELPIAMLACARIGAPHSVVFAGFSADALATRMNSADSEYLVTCDGYYRRGDALNHIEKANEGLAGVEHEVEDVVVVDRLGDEQPYELSDNQHDYDELVAAQDGERVEPVPRDAEDMLFLMYTSGTTGEPKGAKHTTGGYLSYVAWTAQSVLDIKPEDTYWCSADIGWITGHSYIVYGPLALGTTTMMYEGTPDYPDKDRLWEIIERNAVDIFYTAPTAIRAFMKWGEEYPASRDLSSLRLLGTVGEPINPRAWKWYYKHIGDESCPVVDTWWQTETGGMMVTTLPGINEMKPGSAGPALPGIDAKVIHPDKEEVDPGQAGHLTVQKPWPGMLRTVYGNDERFVSEYWEEYSDPDNDEWIYFPEDGAKIDEDDFITVLGRIDDVLNVSGHRLGTMEIESAVVGVEGVAEAAVVGGDHEVKGEAVYVYAITEGDTDGDGELRERVVEGVEDAIGPIARPEEIVFTPELPKTRSGKIMRRLLEEVANGEELGDTSTLRNPGIVDDIQQKVQSD; from the coding sequence ATGGGAGACGGTAGCGATCAAGACGTACAACTCGAAGCACGGCTGGTAGAACAGGACTCGTTCGAGCCGCCCGAGGAGTTCGTCGAGCAGGCGAACGTCTCGGACCCCGGCATCTACGAGGAGTTCGAGGAGAACTGGCCCGATGCGTGGGAGCAGGCGGCCGACCTGCTCGACTGGGAGAGTGAATGGGACGACGTACTGGTCGAGGAAGACGCGCCGTTCTACGAATGGTTCGTCGGTGGGGAGCTGAACGCGGCGTACAACTGCGTCGACCGGCACGTCGAGAACGGCCGCAAGAATCAGGCGGCGATCCGGTGGGAGGGTGAACTCGGCGAGGAGCGCATCTACACGTATCAGGACCTCTACCGGGAGGTCAACGAGTTCGCCGCCGCGCTGCGCGACCTCGGCGTCGAAGAGGACGACGTGGTGACGATGCATATGCCGATGATCCCGGAGCTACCGATCGCCATGTTGGCGTGTGCCCGCATCGGCGCGCCCCACTCGGTCGTGTTCGCCGGCTTCTCGGCCGACGCACTGGCGACCCGGATGAACTCGGCCGACTCGGAGTATCTCGTCACCTGCGACGGCTACTACCGGCGCGGCGACGCACTGAACCACATCGAGAAGGCGAACGAGGGGCTCGCGGGCGTCGAACACGAGGTCGAGGACGTCGTCGTCGTCGACCGCCTCGGCGACGAGCAGCCCTACGAGCTTTCGGACAATCAGCACGACTACGACGAGCTGGTCGCTGCCCAGGACGGCGAGCGGGTCGAGCCGGTCCCGCGGGACGCCGAGGATATGCTGTTCCTGATGTACACCTCCGGCACCACGGGCGAACCCAAGGGCGCCAAGCACACCACGGGAGGATATCTCTCCTACGTGGCGTGGACGGCCCAGTCGGTCCTCGACATCAAGCCCGAAGACACGTACTGGTGTTCGGCCGACATCGGGTGGATCACGGGGCATTCCTACATCGTCTACGGTCCCCTCGCGCTCGGCACCACGACGATGATGTACGAGGGGACGCCGGATTACCCCGACAAGGATCGGCTCTGGGAGATCATCGAGCGCAACGCCGTCGACATCTTCTACACGGCGCCGACGGCGATTCGCGCGTTCATGAAGTGGGGCGAGGAGTACCCCGCCAGTCGAGACCTGTCTAGCCTGCGCCTGCTGGGGACGGTCGGCGAGCCGATCAACCCCCGGGCGTGGAAGTGGTACTACAAGCACATCGGCGACGAGTCCTGCCCGGTCGTCGACACGTGGTGGCAGACCGAGACCGGCGGCATGATGGTCACCACATTACCGGGGATCAACGAGATGAAACCCGGCTCAGCCGGGCCGGCGTTACCGGGCATCGACGCCAAAGTCATCCATCCGGACAAGGAGGAAGTCGACCCCGGACAGGCCGGCCACCTCACCGTTCAGAAGCCCTGGCCCGGCATGCTTCGGACGGTGTACGGCAACGACGAGCGGTTCGTCTCGGAGTACTGGGAGGAGTACTCCGACCCCGACAACGACGAGTGGATCTACTTCCCCGAAGACGGCGCAAAGATCGACGAGGACGACTTCATCACGGTGCTCGGCCGGATCGACGACGTGCTGAACGTCTCGGGCCACCGGCTGGGGACCATGGAAATCGAATCCGCCGTCGTCGGCGTCGAGGGCGTCGCCGAAGCCGCCGTGGTCGGCGGCGATCACGAAGTCAAGGGCGAGGCGGTCTACGTCTACGCCATCACCGAGGGCGACACCGACGGCGACGGCGAGCTCCGCGAGCGCGTCGTCGAGGGGGTGGAGGATGCTATCGGCCCGATCGCCCGCCCCGAGGAGATCGTCTTCACGCCGGAACTCCCCAAGACGCGCTCGGGCAAGATCATGCGCCGACTCCTCGAAGAGGTCGCGAACGGCGAGGAGCTGGGTGACACGTCGACGCTGCGCAACCCCGGCATCGTCGACGACATCCAGCAGAAAGTACAGAGCGACTGA
- a CDS encoding DUF4212 domain-containing protein has protein sequence MTSDTDTDDGDAPVASDGGVATQAAQDHQRTDYLSSEVNLLNPSTPFMRDHLKIVWTGFVIWAVVVFGPVTLTRLAPGVMTTEMPLLGFPWHYFLVAFGAPTGALILSLWYARKRDALDEKYGIEHTSVESAGDEAVAAADGGRPTDEQSAGGGDE, from the coding sequence ATGACATCAGACACAGACACCGACGACGGCGACGCCCCGGTTGCCAGCGACGGCGGCGTCGCCACGCAGGCTGCACAGGACCACCAACGAACCGACTATCTCAGCAGCGAAGTGAACCTGCTGAACCCGAGCACGCCGTTCATGCGCGATCACCTCAAGATCGTCTGGACCGGGTTCGTCATCTGGGCCGTCGTCGTCTTCGGTCCGGTGACCCTGACGCGACTCGCCCCCGGCGTCATGACGACGGAGATGCCGCTGCTCGGCTTCCCGTGGCACTACTTCTTGGTCGCGTTCGGCGCGCCGACGGGAGCGCTGATACTCTCGCTGTGGTACGCGCGCAAGCGCGACGCGCTCGACGAGAAGTACGGCATCGAACACACGTCCGTCGAGAGTGCGGGCGACGAAGCCGTCGCGGCGGCCGACGGCGGGCGACCGACCGACGAGCAGTCCGCCGGAGGTGGTGACGAATGA
- a CDS encoding VC_2705 family sodium/solute symporter yields the protein MTLPSAVLQTGLLPEGLNVSFKLLPAIIVLGMLLLFLAIGFVFRVADTENMWVAGRSIGNVENGMAIGANWMSAASYLGMAALIALSGFYGLAFVVGWTTGYFILLIFMAAQLRRFGKYTAPDFVGDRFNSDGARAIAAITTFLIGFVYAIGQARGMGLVGLYIFGDIGLPGLSGYQSMVVLMMAITVGYLTISGMLGATKNMAVQYVILIVAFLAGLFVTGFTQGYSTLLPQLEYGMLISELGNEFSEPFVNEPYYLWIATCFSLVVGTCGLPHVLVRFYTVESERTARWSTVWGLFFICLLYWSAPAFAAFGTDLYGEQVGAVYATEGGMTSAAGDVIVVLAAQLANLPQWFVGLIAAGGIAAAIATTAGLFIAGSSAISHDIYTNIINPEATQRQQVLVGRLSIIALGVITTLAALDPAAPIAALVSYAFSLAGAVLFPMFFLGMWWENTNRAGALAGMTTGLTIWTIPMINEVLPNYLGGVEGPFSAALAQWVPAIGSALIAVPIVFVVTIAVSMATEEPDMETKRVVRQCHSPEPMSQHRTAEDVVATDGGDAPADD from the coding sequence ATGACGCTTCCCAGTGCCGTCTTACAGACCGGGCTACTGCCGGAGGGGCTGAACGTCTCGTTCAAGCTGCTCCCGGCGATAATCGTGCTCGGGATGTTGCTGCTGTTCTTGGCCATCGGATTCGTCTTCCGCGTGGCCGACACCGAGAACATGTGGGTCGCCGGCCGTTCGATCGGGAACGTCGAGAACGGGATGGCGATCGGCGCCAACTGGATGTCGGCGGCGTCATATCTCGGGATGGCGGCGTTGATCGCGCTGTCGGGCTTCTACGGCCTCGCGTTCGTCGTCGGCTGGACGACGGGCTACTTCATCCTGCTCATCTTCATGGCCGCCCAGCTCCGCCGGTTCGGCAAGTACACCGCACCGGACTTCGTCGGCGACCGATTCAACTCCGACGGCGCGCGGGCCATCGCGGCGATCACGACGTTCCTGATCGGGTTCGTCTACGCCATCGGTCAAGCCCGCGGCATGGGTCTGGTCGGCCTGTACATCTTCGGCGACATCGGCCTCCCCGGCCTCTCGGGGTACCAGTCGATGGTCGTGTTGATGATGGCGATCACAGTCGGGTACTTGACGATTTCGGGGATGCTGGGCGCGACCAAGAACATGGCCGTCCAGTACGTCATCCTCATCGTCGCGTTCCTCGCCGGCCTGTTCGTCACGGGCTTCACGCAGGGGTACTCGACGCTGCTGCCCCAACTCGAGTACGGGATGCTGATCAGCGAACTCGGGAACGAGTTCAGCGAGCCGTTCGTCAACGAGCCGTACTACCTCTGGATCGCGACGTGTTTCTCGCTGGTCGTCGGGACCTGCGGGCTGCCACACGTCCTCGTGCGATTCTACACGGTCGAGAGCGAGCGCACTGCCCGCTGGTCGACGGTGTGGGGGCTGTTCTTCATCTGCCTGCTGTACTGGAGCGCCCCGGCGTTCGCGGCGTTCGGTACCGACCTCTACGGCGAACAGGTTGGTGCCGTGTACGCCACTGAGGGCGGCATGACCAGCGCGGCCGGTGACGTGATCGTCGTGTTGGCGGCCCAGCTCGCCAACCTTCCGCAGTGGTTCGTCGGCCTCATCGCGGCCGGCGGAATCGCCGCGGCGATTGCGACGACCGCCGGACTCTTCATCGCCGGCTCTTCGGCGATTTCCCACGACATCTATACGAACATTATCAACCCCGAGGCCACCCAGCGCCAGCAAGTGCTGGTCGGTCGCCTGAGCATCATCGCGCTCGGCGTCATCACGACGCTGGCCGCGCTCGACCCCGCGGCGCCGATCGCCGCGCTGGTGTCGTACGCGTTCTCGCTGGCCGGCGCCGTGCTGTTCCCGATGTTCTTCCTCGGCATGTGGTGGGAGAACACGAACCGTGCCGGCGCGCTCGCCGGGATGACGACCGGCCTGACGATCTGGACGATTCCGATGATCAACGAGGTGCTGCCGAACTACCTCGGCGGCGTCGAGGGGCCGTTCTCGGCGGCGCTCGCCCAGTGGGTGCCCGCGATCGGCTCCGCGCTGATCGCCGTTCCGATCGTGTTCGTCGTCACCATCGCCGTCTCGATGGCGACCGAAGAGCCCGACATGGAGACAAAGCGCGTCGTCCGGCAGTGTCACAGCCCCGAACCGATGAGCCAGCACCGAACCGCCGAAGACGTCGTGGCTACCGACGGCGGTGACGCGCCCGCGGACGACTAA
- a CDS encoding universal stress protein, translating into MYEKILIPTDGSDTAEVALDHALDLAETYDAELHSLYVVDTDSMSLSLGPEQLDRIEQGNWGEMDEVRERAESATGIVADRGHDRGIEVVEHVASGKPHSVIEEYAESNDIDLVVMGSHGRSGVRRALLGSVTERTLRSTDVPVMVVEARQNE; encoded by the coding sequence ATGTACGAGAAAATCCTCATTCCGACCGACGGCAGCGACACGGCCGAGGTAGCGCTCGATCACGCCCTCGATCTGGCCGAGACCTACGACGCCGAACTCCACTCGCTGTACGTGGTGGATACGGACTCGATGAGCCTGAGTCTCGGCCCCGAACAGCTCGATCGGATCGAGCAGGGCAACTGGGGCGAGATGGACGAGGTCCGCGAGCGCGCCGAGTCGGCCACCGGCATCGTCGCCGACCGCGGCCACGATCGCGGGATCGAGGTCGTCGAACACGTCGCCTCGGGCAAGCCCCACTCGGTGATCGAGGAGTACGCCGAGAGCAACGACATCGACCTCGTCGTGATGGGATCCCACGGCCGCTCGGGCGTCCGGCGGGCGCTGCTCGGGAGCGTCACCGAGCGGACGCTCCGCTCGACTGACGTGCCCGTGATGGTCGTCGAGGCGCGACAGAACGAGTAG
- a CDS encoding DUF7342 family protein, translating to MQDPDSELTADPDERADRPDFDALTPPDEVVHGDRTRDDFFDAVLGLDSPATADEVADLAGRGVDAAREYLEWFERMGIVTKVTESPSTYERNQAYLNWRRAQTLQNDYSTNELVEFLDTETTRAQALAEQFDAKTPDAVALSKRAADSGRSVEDVWEEVTAWRTARRRVSLLERALRTDSGDAADRRTIV from the coding sequence ATGCAAGATCCGGATTCCGAACTGACGGCCGACCCTGACGAGCGCGCCGATCGGCCGGATTTCGACGCACTGACGCCGCCCGACGAAGTCGTCCACGGGGACCGGACGCGTGATGATTTCTTTGACGCCGTGCTCGGACTCGACAGCCCTGCGACGGCCGACGAGGTCGCTGACCTCGCAGGGCGGGGTGTCGACGCCGCGAGAGAGTACCTAGAGTGGTTCGAGCGAATGGGCATCGTGACGAAAGTCACCGAGTCCCCGTCGACGTACGAGCGAAACCAAGCCTATCTGAACTGGCGACGCGCACAGACGCTCCAGAACGATTATTCGACTAACGAACTCGTCGAGTTTTTAGACACAGAAACGACGCGAGCCCAAGCGCTGGCCGAGCAGTTCGATGCCAAAACGCCGGACGCGGTGGCGCTCTCGAAACGGGCTGCTGACTCCGGACGATCCGTCGAAGACGTGTGGGAGGAGGTCACTGCGTGGCGAACCGCCCGCCGGCGCGTCTCTCTGCTTGAGCGGGCACTGCGAACCGATTCGGGTGATGCCGCCGATCGACGCACGATCGTATGA